The genomic window TTCCCGGCGCACGCGGAGAGGGCACACGGATGTGCCCGGTTTTGGGGAGCGAGGAAGGCTGGAACCCGGCGTCTTAATAGCGCAGCAGTCACTGGGTCCCGGCCTTCGCCGGGACGACGAGATGGAGAATTGCGCTAGTGGGTTGGCTTGGCCAGTCTCAACAGATCAAGGCTGTATCCGGCCGCTTCATACAGTGCCCGCGCCCGCTCGTTGCCGGGAAACACCGCCAGCGTCACCATCTGGCACTGATGCTCGCGTGCCCAATCCTCTGCGTGTTCGATCAGCGCTTTGCCTACGCCCTGGCCCTCATGGCGCGGCACGACGGCAAGGTCGGAGATATGGCAGTTGGCGCGGCCGTTGAAGTAATCCTGCGTCTTCTGCAGATGGATGAAGCCCACGCGTTCACCTTCGTCATTCTCGGCGATGAACACGTAACTGTTGGAAGGTTGTTCATCCAACTGGCGGCTCAGGTCCCTGCGAATGCCTTCGATACATTCATGCCGCCTGCGCCAGGCGGGGAGGGTGAAATCCACGAAGCGCGGAACCAGGCCAAGGATGAAGTCGTCATCGTCTTCGGCGAGACGGATATGAAAAGCGTTGTCACTCATGCGTCGACCGGTCGGTAAGAGCGGGGAACGGGTAGGTCGGTTC from Dyella caseinilytica includes these protein-coding regions:
- a CDS encoding GNAT family N-acetyltransferase — protein: MSDNAFHIRLAEDDDDFILGLVPRFVDFTLPAWRRRHECIEGIRRDLSRQLDEQPSNSYVFIAENDEGERVGFIHLQKTQDYFNGRANCHISDLAVVPRHEGQGVGKALIEHAEDWAREHQCQMVTLAVFPGNERARALYEAAGYSLDLLRLAKPTH